The Burkholderia lata genome contains a region encoding:
- a CDS encoding LPS-assembly protein LptD, whose translation MPPKPLFPNVFPGDGAPRKRRLALALLAVPGLVPAVSYAQLSGAAAQPQPLDSPWDLRLAPQLEDRPLKDGAKPAAFVIADHTSGTAEQDLAAKGSAELRRGDVVVKADAIHYDQDTDMADAYGQVRINNSGTSFAGPEAHLKIEANQGFMTAPKYHFNMTGGSGSAERVDMVDNERSVFVNGTYTACQCSTNPAWYIKGSRFDFDTGADEGTARNGVLFFQGVPIFASPWMTFPLSGERRSGLLPPTFAMNSSNGFELSLPYYFNIAPNRDLTLTPRIISRRGVMTEATFRYLSPSYSGTFTANYLPDDRLAHRNRYAIYWQHQQNFGGGFGGYVYYNKVSDTTYPEDLGSTNQFVNGTQTLYQQEAGLTYNNGPWSVLARYQHWQTLPPSIAPYSREPQLNVKYTKYNVGGFDFGAEADYSRFRITTADATEGDRIVFNPYIAYGVYGPGYFVVPKVQYHFASYDLNYLSSTTPNSPKRFTESIPTVSFDTGLIFDRSVRLFGQDFIQTLEPRLYYVYTPYRDQSNAPLFDSAESDFGLAEIYQPNTFVGNDRIADANRITAGLTSRFIDPRTGDERARFVIAQQYYFADQRVTLNSGQSAVQARHSDLIVGAALKLGSGFMSETAFQYNQNNNQLVKSSVGFGYSPGERRVINVGYRYTRSNTTLDNQPINQFLISAQWPLTRRLYAIGRFNYDLAGDRVVDGLVGLQYDADCWALGVGVQRAANGINSSGQQNSSTRVMMQLTLKGLSTVDNGLVSAFRAGVPGYTPLPPPPPPMSRFSNYE comes from the coding sequence ATGCCGCCCAAACCGCTATTCCCGAATGTTTTCCCCGGTGACGGGGCGCCGCGCAAACGGCGGCTCGCGCTCGCGCTCCTGGCCGTGCCTGGCCTCGTGCCGGCCGTGTCGTACGCGCAGCTGTCGGGCGCGGCCGCGCAGCCGCAGCCGCTCGACTCGCCGTGGGATCTGCGTCTCGCGCCCCAGCTCGAGGATCGCCCGCTGAAGGACGGCGCGAAGCCCGCCGCCTTCGTGATCGCCGACCACACGAGCGGCACGGCCGAGCAGGATCTTGCCGCGAAGGGTTCGGCCGAACTGCGGCGCGGTGACGTGGTCGTGAAGGCCGACGCGATCCACTACGATCAGGATACCGACATGGCCGATGCGTACGGCCAGGTCAGGATCAACAATTCCGGCACGTCGTTCGCGGGCCCCGAGGCGCACCTGAAGATCGAGGCGAACCAGGGCTTCATGACGGCGCCGAAGTATCACTTCAACATGACGGGCGGGTCGGGCAGCGCGGAACGCGTCGACATGGTCGACAACGAGCGCTCGGTGTTCGTCAACGGCACCTACACCGCGTGCCAGTGCTCGACGAACCCCGCGTGGTACATCAAGGGCAGCCGCTTCGACTTCGATACGGGCGCCGACGAAGGCACCGCGCGTAACGGCGTGCTGTTCTTCCAGGGCGTGCCGATCTTCGCGAGCCCGTGGATGACGTTCCCGCTGTCGGGCGAGCGGCGCAGCGGCCTGCTGCCGCCGACGTTCGCGATGAACTCGAGCAACGGCTTCGAACTGTCGCTGCCGTACTACTTCAACATCGCGCCGAACCGCGACCTGACGCTCACGCCACGCATCATCTCGCGGCGCGGCGTGATGACCGAGGCGACGTTCCGCTACCTGTCGCCGTCGTATTCGGGCACGTTTACGGCGAATTACCTGCCGGATGACCGGCTCGCGCACCGCAACCGTTACGCGATCTACTGGCAGCACCAGCAGAACTTCGGCGGCGGCTTCGGCGGCTACGTCTACTACAACAAGGTCTCGGACACTACGTATCCGGAAGACCTCGGGTCGACGAACCAGTTCGTCAACGGGACGCAGACGCTGTACCAGCAGGAAGCAGGCCTCACGTACAACAACGGCCCGTGGTCGGTGCTCGCGCGCTACCAGCACTGGCAGACGCTGCCGCCGTCGATCGCGCCTTACAGCCGCGAGCCGCAGTTGAACGTGAAGTACACGAAGTACAACGTCGGCGGCTTCGACTTCGGCGCGGAAGCCGACTATTCGCGGTTCCGCATCACGACGGCCGATGCGACCGAAGGCGACCGGATCGTCTTCAATCCGTATATCGCATACGGCGTGTACGGCCCCGGCTATTTCGTCGTGCCGAAGGTCCAGTACCACTTCGCGTCGTACGACCTGAACTACCTGTCGTCGACCACGCCGAACAGCCCGAAGCGCTTCACCGAGTCGATCCCGACCGTGAGCTTCGATACGGGGCTGATCTTCGACCGCTCGGTGCGCCTGTTCGGCCAGGACTTCATCCAGACCCTCGAGCCGCGCCTGTACTACGTGTACACGCCGTATCGCGACCAGTCGAACGCCCCGCTGTTCGACTCCGCGGAATCGGACTTCGGCCTCGCGGAGATCTACCAGCCGAACACGTTCGTCGGCAACGACCGGATCGCCGATGCGAACCGGATCACGGCCGGCCTGACGTCGCGCTTCATCGATCCGCGCACCGGCGACGAGCGTGCGCGCTTCGTGATCGCGCAGCAGTACTACTTCGCCGATCAGCGCGTCACGCTGAATTCCGGGCAGTCCGCCGTGCAGGCGCGCCACTCGGACCTGATCGTCGGCGCCGCGCTGAAGCTCGGCTCGGGCTTCATGTCGGAGACGGCGTTCCAGTACAACCAGAACAACAACCAGCTCGTGAAGTCGAGCGTCGGTTTCGGCTACAGCCCGGGCGAGCGCCGCGTGATCAACGTCGGCTACCGCTACACGCGATCGAACACCACGCTCGACAACCAGCCGATCAACCAGTTCCTGATCTCCGCGCAATGGCCGCTCACGCGCCGCCTGTATGCGATCGGCCGCTTCAACTACGACCTCGCGGGCGATCGCGTAGTCGACGGTCTGGTCGGCTTACAATACGACGCGGACTGCTGGGCGCTCGGGGTCGGGGTGCAACGGGCAGCGAACGGCATCAATTCGTCGGGACAGCAGAACTCGTCGACGCGAGTCATGATGCAGCTGACGCTCAAGGGCCTGTCGACCGTCGATAACGGCCTCGTGTCCGCATTCCGCGCCGGGGTGCCGGGCTACACGCCGCTGCCGCCGCCGCCGCCGCCGATGTCCCGCTTCAGCAACTACGAGTAA
- a CDS encoding aminoglycoside phosphotransferase family protein, with product MTPPSAASQPDTRLEALTAWLHPLAERYALDLSTLAPASSDASFRRYFRVASATSAGGTLIAVDAPPPEKCREFVQVAQLLAAAGDHVPDVLAHDFDAGFMLVTDLGRTSYISVLDPADPAAAKPLMRAALDALIRFQLTSAPDVLPPFDEAFLRREMELMPEWFVGRHLGKPVTDAMRGTLDRTFALLVASAHAQPQGFMLRDFMPRNLMVCEPNPGILDFQDAVYGPLTYDVVSLLRDAFISWDEEFELDCFAYYWEKAKKAGLPVDPDFGEFYRQLEWIGLQRHIKVLGLFARINYRDGKPHYLNDLPRFIAYARKVALRYRPLVPFAKLLDELEGSAPADVGYTF from the coding sequence ATGACGCCCCCATCCGCCGCATCCCAGCCCGACACCCGCCTCGAAGCGCTCACCGCGTGGCTGCACCCGCTCGCCGAACGCTATGCGCTCGACCTGTCGACCCTCGCGCCCGCATCGTCGGACGCCAGTTTCCGCCGCTATTTCCGTGTCGCATCGGCCACGAGCGCCGGCGGCACGCTGATCGCCGTCGACGCGCCGCCGCCCGAGAAGTGCCGCGAATTCGTCCAGGTCGCGCAACTGCTCGCCGCGGCCGGCGACCACGTGCCGGACGTGCTGGCCCACGATTTCGATGCAGGTTTCATGCTCGTGACCGATCTCGGCCGCACGTCGTACATCTCGGTGCTCGATCCGGCCGACCCGGCCGCCGCGAAGCCGCTGATGCGCGCGGCGCTCGACGCACTGATCCGCTTCCAGCTCACGTCGGCGCCCGACGTGCTGCCGCCGTTCGACGAGGCATTCCTGCGCCGCGAGATGGAGCTGATGCCCGAATGGTTCGTCGGCCGCCACCTCGGCAAGCCCGTCACCGACGCGATGCGCGGCACGCTCGACCGCACCTTCGCGCTGCTGGTCGCCAGCGCGCACGCGCAGCCGCAGGGTTTCATGCTGCGCGATTTCATGCCGCGCAACCTGATGGTGTGCGAGCCGAACCCGGGCATCCTCGACTTCCAGGACGCCGTCTACGGGCCGCTGACGTACGACGTCGTGTCGCTGCTGCGCGATGCCTTCATCAGCTGGGACGAGGAGTTCGAGCTCGACTGCTTCGCGTACTACTGGGAAAAGGCGAAAAAGGCCGGCCTGCCGGTCGACCCCGATTTCGGCGAGTTCTACCGCCAGCTCGAATGGATAGGGCTGCAGCGCCACATCAAGGTGCTCGGCCTGTTCGCGCGGATCAATTACCGCGACGGCAAGCCGCACTACCTGAACGACCTGCCGCGCTTCATCGCCTATGCGCGCAAGGTCGCGCTGCGCTACCGCCCGCTCGTGCCGTTCGCGAAGCTGCTCGACGAGCTCGAGGGCAGCGCGCCGGCCGACGTGGGCTACACCTTCTGA
- the murU gene encoding N-acetylmuramate alpha-1-phosphate uridylyltransferase MurU has product MSTTLTTAMIFAAGRGERMRPLTDTRPKPLLEAGGKPLIVWQIEALARAGIETIVINHAWLGEQIEAALGDGSRWGVRLVYSAEGEALETAGGIAQALPLLEHDGQPAVFAAVSGDVYCAFDYRSLAPRAARMAALDAPAMHLVMVPNPPFHPAGDFALGDDGRLALDGAARFTFGNIGLYDTRMFRDLAPGTRRALTPYYRAAIEAGRASGELYEGIWENVGTPAQLGELDARLRAVK; this is encoded by the coding sequence ATGAGCACCACCCTGACCACGGCGATGATCTTCGCCGCCGGGCGCGGCGAACGGATGCGCCCGCTCACCGACACCCGCCCGAAGCCGCTGCTCGAAGCGGGCGGCAAGCCGCTGATCGTGTGGCAGATCGAAGCGCTCGCCCGCGCGGGCATCGAGACGATCGTGATCAACCACGCGTGGCTCGGCGAGCAGATCGAGGCTGCGCTCGGCGACGGCTCGCGCTGGGGCGTGCGGCTCGTGTATTCGGCCGAGGGCGAGGCACTGGAAACCGCGGGCGGCATCGCACAGGCGTTGCCGCTGCTCGAGCACGACGGGCAGCCGGCCGTGTTCGCGGCGGTCAGCGGCGACGTGTACTGCGCGTTCGACTACCGGTCGCTCGCACCGCGCGCCGCCCGGATGGCCGCGCTCGACGCACCGGCGATGCACCTCGTGATGGTGCCGAACCCGCCGTTCCACCCGGCCGGCGACTTCGCGCTCGGCGACGACGGCCGCCTTGCGCTCGACGGCGCCGCGCGCTTCACGTTCGGCAACATCGGCCTGTACGACACGCGGATGTTCCGCGATCTCGCGCCCGGCACGCGGCGCGCGCTGACGCCGTACTATCGCGCGGCGATCGAGGCCGGCCGCGCGAGCGGCGAACTGTATGAAGGAATCTGGGAGAACGTCGGCACGCCCGCGCAGCTCGGCGAGCTGGATGCGCGGCTGCGCGCCGTGAAGTGA
- a CDS encoding ABCB family ABC transporter ATP-binding protein/permease, whose product MRRFPASGEPAPASTGPRNDWQTIRSLLPYLTTYKWRVALALGCLIGAKVANLGVPVVMKRIVDHLSYVQQITAIGRAEQSAGIVLAGGVGLLVVAYALVRLSTSLFTELREILFSKVTESAVRQLALQVFRHLHGLSLRFHLERQTGGMSRDIERGTRGIQQLISYSLYSILPTLVEVGLVLGFFVVKYEAYYAYVTFAALVTYIVFTVKVTNWRTHFRRTMNELDSRANSRAIDSLINYETVKYFGNEEWEAQRYDENLKRYRKAAIRSQNSLSVLNFGQQAIIGTGLVFILWRATQGVLAGKLTLGDLVLINTFMLQLYIPLNFLGVVYRELKQSLTDMDRMFGLLSAAKEVADLPDAQPLAVAGAQVRFEHVNFAYEPARQILHDVSFTIDAGTTTAVVGHSGSGKSTLSRLLFRFYDLDRQAGGAIRIDGQDIRDVRQDSLRASIGIVPQDTVLFNDSIYYNIAYGRPTATRDEVIAAARAAHIHDFIESLPKGYDTPVGERGLKLSGGEKQRVAIARTLLKDPPVLLFDEATSALDSRSERAIQHELDQIARHRTTLVIAHRLSTVVHAQQILVMDHGRIVERGTHDELVRADGLYAQMWALQQQRAAAGGEEAEAA is encoded by the coding sequence ATGCGCCGATTTCCTGCTTCCGGTGAGCCCGCGCCGGCTTCAACCGGGCCCCGCAACGACTGGCAGACCATCCGGTCGCTGCTGCCGTACCTGACCACCTACAAATGGCGCGTCGCGCTCGCCCTCGGCTGCCTGATCGGCGCGAAGGTCGCGAACCTCGGCGTGCCGGTCGTGATGAAGCGCATCGTCGACCACCTGTCCTACGTCCAGCAGATCACCGCGATCGGCCGCGCCGAACAGTCGGCCGGCATCGTGCTTGCGGGCGGCGTGGGGCTGCTGGTCGTCGCGTATGCGCTCGTGCGGCTGTCCACTTCCCTGTTTACCGAGCTGCGCGAGATCCTGTTCTCGAAGGTCACCGAGAGCGCGGTGCGCCAGCTCGCGCTGCAGGTGTTCCGGCACCTGCACGGGCTGTCGCTGCGGTTTCACCTGGAGCGCCAGACCGGCGGCATGTCGCGCGACATCGAGCGCGGCACGCGCGGCATCCAGCAGTTGATTTCGTATTCGCTGTATAGCATCCTGCCGACGCTCGTCGAGGTCGGGCTCGTGCTCGGCTTCTTCGTGGTCAAGTACGAGGCCTATTACGCGTACGTGACGTTCGCGGCGCTGGTCACGTACATCGTGTTCACGGTGAAAGTCACCAACTGGCGCACGCATTTCCGTCGCACGATGAACGAGCTCGATTCGCGCGCGAATTCGCGGGCGATCGATTCGCTGATCAACTACGAGACGGTCAAGTATTTCGGCAACGAAGAGTGGGAAGCGCAGCGCTACGACGAGAACCTGAAGCGCTACCGGAAGGCCGCGATTCGCTCGCAGAATTCGCTGTCGGTGCTGAACTTCGGCCAGCAGGCGATCATCGGCACGGGGCTCGTGTTCATCCTGTGGCGCGCGACGCAGGGCGTGCTCGCGGGCAAGCTGACGCTCGGCGATCTGGTGCTGATCAACACGTTCATGCTGCAGCTGTACATCCCGCTGAACTTTCTCGGCGTCGTCTATCGCGAGCTGAAGCAGAGCCTCACCGACATGGACCGGATGTTCGGGCTGCTGTCGGCCGCGAAGGAAGTGGCCGACCTGCCCGATGCGCAGCCGCTCGCGGTGGCCGGCGCGCAGGTGCGCTTCGAGCACGTGAATTTTGCGTACGAGCCGGCGCGGCAGATCCTGCACGACGTGTCGTTCACGATCGACGCGGGCACGACGACCGCGGTGGTTGGCCACAGCGGCTCCGGGAAGTCGACGCTGTCGCGGCTGCTGTTCCGCTTCTACGATCTCGACCGGCAGGCGGGCGGTGCGATCCGGATCGACGGGCAGGATATCCGCGACGTCAGGCAGGACTCGCTGCGCGCGTCGATCGGGATCGTCCCGCAGGACACCGTGCTGTTCAACGACTCGATCTACTACAACATCGCGTACGGCCGGCCGACCGCGACTCGCGACGAGGTGATCGCGGCCGCACGCGCCGCGCACATCCACGATTTCATCGAAAGCCTGCCGAAGGGTTATGACACGCCGGTCGGCGAGCGCGGGCTGAAGCTGTCGGGCGGCGAGAAGCAGCGCGTCGCGATCGCGCGCACGCTGTTGAAGGATCCGCCGGTGCTGCTGTTCGACGAAGCGACGTCGGCGCTCGATTCGCGCTCGGAGCGCGCGATCCAGCACGAACTCGACCAGATCGCGCGGCATCGCACGACGCTCGTGATCGCGCACCGGCTGTCGACGGTCGTGCATGCGCAGCAGATCCTCGTGATGGACCACGGGCGGATCGTCGAGCGTGGCACGCACGACGAACTCGTGCGTGCCGACGGGTTGTATGCACAGATGTGGGCGCTGCAGCAGCAGCGTGCGGCGGCGGGCGGGGAAGAGGCGGAAGCCGCGTGA
- a CDS encoding acyl-CoA thioesterase, which produces MTDSTLELPQKQPALRVVPQPHDANVHGDVFGGWIMSQVDIAGSIPASQRANGRVATVAVNSFVFKQPVFVGDLLSFYATITRTGNTSITVDVEVYAQRMRLMGEVVKVTEATLTYVATGTDRKPRQLPPL; this is translated from the coding sequence ATGACCGATTCGACCCTCGAACTCCCGCAAAAGCAGCCCGCGCTGCGCGTCGTCCCGCAACCGCACGACGCGAACGTCCACGGCGACGTGTTCGGCGGCTGGATCATGTCGCAGGTCGACATCGCCGGCTCGATCCCCGCGAGCCAGCGCGCGAACGGTCGCGTCGCGACGGTCGCGGTCAACTCGTTCGTGTTCAAGCAGCCGGTGTTCGTCGGCGATCTGCTGAGCTTCTACGCGACCATCACGCGCACCGGCAATACGTCGATCACGGTCGACGTCGAGGTGTACGCGCAGCGCATGCGCCTGATGGGCGAAGTCGTAAAGGTCACCGAAGCGACGCTCACCTACGTCGCGACCGGCACCGACCGCAAGCCGCGGCAACTGCCACCGCTCTGA
- a CDS encoding nitrate reductase associated protein: MGLSDAPLLFTFEHDSSENFTYIPMIVRFNLDRFGLRISLEQWQLLPLEDRKLLARFPADDDTAIEPNFDHALFEMLRTHADLEPSWFQPDEQPTWRATDIVPESLVQQSALAGLMAPELAQWQRLAPFQRYVLVKLSRKPKLNHDFLPAMREFGLTATH; encoded by the coding sequence ATGGGACTCAGCGACGCTCCACTGCTATTCACCTTCGAACACGATTCATCGGAAAACTTCACGTACATCCCGATGATCGTGCGTTTCAATCTCGACCGTTTTGGTCTGCGGATTTCACTGGAGCAGTGGCAGTTGCTGCCGCTCGAGGACCGCAAGCTGCTCGCGCGCTTTCCGGCCGACGACGACACCGCGATCGAGCCCAACTTCGATCACGCGCTGTTCGAAATGCTGCGCACGCACGCGGATCTGGAACCATCGTGGTTCCAGCCGGACGAGCAGCCGACCTGGCGCGCCACCGACATCGTGCCGGAGTCGCTCGTACAGCAGAGCGCGCTGGCCGGGCTGATGGCGCCCGAGCTTGCGCAGTGGCAGCGGCTCGCGCCGTTCCAGCGCTACGTGCTGGTGAAGCTGTCGCGCAAGCCGAAGCTGAACCACGATTTCCTGCCCGCGATGCGGGAGTTCGGGCTGACGGCCACGCACTGA
- the fdhD gene encoding formate dehydrogenase accessory sulfurtransferase FdhD, which translates to MLVNPTESGDMRDEPRGAIELSVRRTRGGAVETAHDYVGQEWPVALVFNGISHAVMMCTPCDLEAFAVGFAISEGIVARGSDIKDIDVILHADAPLPHAEVHLEVVQQAFAALKDRRRALAGRTGCGVCGIESIDLLDLAPERVPDTGFLARLAPDALTRAAQALPAHQALTRLTGGLHAAAWCDATGAIRMAFEDVGRHNALDKLIGSLVLSRADATDGFVFLSSRASYELVRKAARVGIPLVATISAPSSLAIEIAKAAGLRLVSFCRETGHVDYGTA; encoded by the coding sequence GTGCTCGTGAATCCGACCGAATCCGGTGACATGCGCGACGAACCGCGCGGCGCGATCGAACTGTCCGTGCGCCGCACGCGCGGCGGCGCCGTCGAAACCGCCCACGACTACGTGGGCCAGGAATGGCCCGTCGCGCTCGTCTTCAACGGCATCTCGCATGCGGTGATGATGTGTACGCCGTGCGACCTCGAAGCATTCGCGGTCGGTTTCGCGATCTCGGAAGGGATCGTCGCGCGCGGCAGCGACATCAAGGACATCGACGTGATCCTGCACGCCGACGCGCCGCTGCCACACGCGGAAGTCCACCTGGAAGTCGTCCAGCAGGCGTTCGCCGCGCTGAAGGATCGGCGCCGCGCGCTCGCGGGGCGCACCGGCTGCGGCGTATGCGGGATCGAAAGCATCGACCTGCTCGACCTCGCGCCCGAACGCGTGCCCGATACGGGCTTTCTTGCGCGCCTCGCACCCGACGCGCTGACGCGCGCCGCGCAGGCGCTGCCGGCCCACCAGGCGCTCACGCGGCTCACGGGCGGCCTGCATGCGGCTGCGTGGTGCGACGCAACAGGCGCGATCCGGATGGCGTTTGAAGATGTTGGCCGCCACAACGCACTCGACAAGCTGATCGGCTCGCTCGTGCTGTCGCGCGCCGACGCGACCGACGGCTTCGTGTTCCTGTCTAGCCGCGCGAGCTACGAGCTCGTGCGCAAGGCCGCACGGGTCGGCATCCCGCTGGTGGCAACCATCTCCGCGCCGTCGTCGCTCGCGATCGAGATCGCGAAAGCGGCCGGCTTGCGGCTCGTCAGCTTCTGCCGCGAAACCGGCCACGTCGACTACGGCACGGCCTGA
- a CDS encoding enoyl-CoA hydratase — protein sequence MAEIQVERADGVMTITIARPAKKNALTAAMYQTMADALAEAQEDKAVRVVLLRGGDGNFTAGNDLEDFLKSPPKDDTAPVFQFLARISSASKPIVAAVPGLAIGVGVTMLLHCDLVYAADTATFSLPFTQLGLCPEAASSVLLPRLAGHQVAAEKLLLGEAFDALEAHRIGIVNRVLPAAELDAFAAKQAAKLAALPAASLRVTKALLKDTGGVATQARMAEEAGHFAAMLRAPEAREAMTAFFEKRKPDFRQFD from the coding sequence GTGGCCGAAATTCAAGTGGAACGCGCCGATGGCGTGATGACGATCACGATCGCGCGCCCGGCGAAGAAGAACGCGCTGACGGCGGCGATGTACCAGACGATGGCCGACGCACTCGCCGAAGCGCAGGAAGACAAGGCGGTTCGCGTGGTCCTGCTGCGCGGTGGCGACGGCAACTTCACCGCGGGGAACGATCTCGAGGATTTCCTGAAGTCGCCGCCGAAGGACGACACCGCGCCGGTGTTCCAGTTTCTCGCGCGGATCAGCAGCGCGAGCAAGCCGATCGTGGCTGCGGTGCCGGGCCTGGCGATCGGCGTCGGCGTAACGATGCTGCTGCACTGCGACCTGGTCTACGCGGCCGACACCGCGACGTTCTCGCTGCCGTTCACGCAGCTCGGGCTGTGCCCGGAAGCTGCGTCGAGCGTGCTGCTGCCGCGTCTGGCCGGCCATCAGGTGGCGGCCGAGAAGCTGCTGCTCGGCGAGGCGTTCGACGCGCTGGAAGCGCACCGGATCGGCATCGTCAACCGCGTGCTGCCGGCGGCCGAGCTCGACGCGTTCGCGGCGAAGCAGGCGGCGAAGCTCGCGGCACTGCCGGCGGCATCGCTGCGCGTGACGAAGGCGCTGCTCAAGGATACGGGCGGTGTGGCGACGCAGGCGCGGATGGCCGAGGAAGCGGGCCACTTCGCCGCGATGCTGCGCGCACCGGAAGCGCGCGAGGCGATGACGGCGTTCTTCGAGAAGCGCAAGCCGGATTTCCGTCAGTTCGACTGA
- a CDS encoding acetyl-CoA C-acyltransferase — protein MSKQLQDAYIVAASRTPIGKAPRGVFKNTRPDELLVHALKSAVAQVPGFDTKLIEDAIIGCAIPEAEQGLNVARMGALLAGLPQTVGGVTVNRFCASGITALAMAADRIRVGESDAIFAGGCESMSMVPMMGNKPSMSPHIFDRNEDFGIAYGMGLTAERVAEQWKVSREDQDAFSVESHRKALAAQQAGEFNDEIAAYTITERFPNLATGEVDVKTREIALDEGPRADTSIEGLAKLRTVFANKGSVTAGNSSQTSDGAGALLVVSEKVLKEFNLTPLARFVSFAVRGVPPEIMGIGPKEAIPAALKAAGLKQDDLDWIELNEAFAAQSLAVMRDLGLDPSKVNPMGGAIALGHPLGATGAIRAATVVHGLRRRNLKYGMVTMCVGTGMGAAGIIERL, from the coding sequence ATGAGCAAACAATTGCAAGACGCATACATCGTCGCCGCCAGCCGCACGCCGATCGGCAAGGCCCCGCGCGGTGTCTTCAAGAACACGCGCCCGGACGAGCTGCTGGTCCACGCGCTGAAGTCGGCGGTGGCGCAGGTGCCGGGCTTCGACACGAAGCTGATCGAAGACGCGATCATCGGTTGCGCGATTCCGGAAGCCGAGCAGGGCCTGAACGTCGCGCGGATGGGTGCGCTGCTCGCAGGCCTGCCGCAGACGGTCGGCGGCGTGACGGTCAACCGCTTCTGCGCGTCGGGCATCACGGCGCTGGCCATGGCGGCCGACCGCATTCGCGTCGGCGAATCGGACGCGATCTTCGCGGGTGGTTGCGAATCGATGAGCATGGTGCCGATGATGGGCAACAAGCCGTCGATGTCGCCGCACATCTTCGATCGCAATGAAGACTTCGGCATCGCGTACGGGATGGGCCTGACGGCCGAGCGCGTCGCGGAGCAATGGAAGGTTAGCCGCGAAGACCAGGACGCGTTCTCGGTCGAGTCGCACCGCAAGGCGCTTGCCGCCCAGCAGGCTGGCGAGTTCAACGACGAGATCGCCGCGTACACGATCACCGAGCGTTTCCCGAACCTCGCGACGGGTGAAGTCGACGTGAAGACGCGCGAGATCGCGCTCGACGAAGGTCCGCGTGCGGATACGTCGATCGAAGGCCTCGCGAAGCTGCGCACGGTGTTCGCGAACAAGGGCTCGGTCACGGCCGGCAACAGCTCGCAGACGTCGGACGGCGCGGGCGCGCTGCTCGTCGTGTCGGAGAAGGTGCTCAAGGAATTCAACCTGACGCCGCTCGCGCGCTTCGTGAGCTTCGCGGTGCGTGGCGTGCCGCCGGAAATCATGGGCATCGGTCCGAAGGAAGCGATTCCGGCCGCGCTGAAGGCCGCCGGCCTGAAGCAGGACGATCTCGACTGGATCGAGCTGAACGAAGCGTTCGCCGCGCAATCGCTGGCGGTGATGCGCGATCTCGGCCTCGACCCGTCGAAGGTCAACCCGATGGGCGGCGCGATCGCACTCGGCCACCCGCTCGGCGCGACCGGCGCGATCCGCGCGGCGACCGTCGTGCACGGCCTGCGTCGCCGTAACCTGAAGTACGGGATGGTCACGATGTGCGTCGGCACCGGCATGGGCGCCGCAGGCATCATCGAACGCCTGTAA